The Caulifigura coniformis genome includes a region encoding these proteins:
- a CDS encoding outer membrane protein assembly factor BamB family protein codes for MRSQRSFSAIFFSALVSVSTSAFADDWPQWLGPQRNGVWSETGIVETFPAEGPPVKWRARIAGGYSGPAVADGRVFVSDYVRKSGDAKADPGVKNILQGNERLLCLDEKTGQELWVHSYPRTYEISYPAGPRATPTVDGDRVYSLGAEGDLRCLSVKDGSVIWAKNFQNDYQATTPMWGFAAHPLVDGDHLFATPGGPNAFAVCLDKKTGREIWRTLNSKDAGYCPPTMIEFHGRKELVLWTPESLNGVDPASGSVHWTVPLEPNFGMSIVPPVQVGDSLFAGGIVKIGVMLKLAATGMPEVLWKTSPKIGLGPVHSPILVVGNTLYGVDREGELTALDSATGGKLWETYAATTGDRRAGSATAFLTRNGDRFFLFNEKGDVIIAKLTPEKYEEVSRAHVIAPTQDAFGRAVIWSPPAFANRCMYVRNDNEIISLDLSAK; via the coding sequence ATGCGATCGCAACGATCCTTCTCCGCAATTTTCTTCTCCGCCCTCGTTTCGGTTTCGACCAGCGCTTTTGCCGACGACTGGCCCCAATGGCTTGGGCCGCAACGGAACGGCGTCTGGAGCGAAACCGGAATTGTCGAGACGTTTCCAGCGGAAGGCCCTCCGGTGAAGTGGCGGGCGAGGATCGCGGGAGGCTACAGCGGGCCGGCGGTGGCGGACGGACGGGTATTCGTCTCCGACTACGTCCGGAAATCGGGTGACGCCAAGGCCGATCCGGGGGTCAAGAACATCCTGCAGGGGAACGAGCGGCTCCTCTGCCTCGACGAAAAAACAGGGCAGGAGTTGTGGGTCCACTCTTACCCGCGGACCTATGAAATCTCCTATCCGGCCGGCCCGCGGGCCACGCCGACGGTCGATGGTGATCGCGTCTATTCTCTTGGCGCGGAAGGGGACCTCCGCTGCCTCTCCGTGAAAGACGGCTCGGTCATCTGGGCGAAGAACTTCCAGAACGACTACCAGGCGACGACGCCGATGTGGGGCTTTGCCGCCCATCCGCTCGTCGACGGCGATCACCTGTTCGCGACGCCCGGCGGCCCGAACGCCTTTGCCGTCTGCCTCGACAAGAAGACTGGCAGGGAAATCTGGCGCACCCTCAACTCGAAGGACGCAGGTTACTGCCCGCCGACCATGATCGAGTTTCACGGCCGGAAAGAGCTGGTGCTGTGGACTCCGGAATCGCTCAACGGTGTCGATCCTGCATCCGGTTCCGTTCACTGGACGGTCCCACTCGAACCGAACTTCGGAATGTCGATCGTCCCGCCGGTGCAGGTAGGCGACTCGCTGTTCGCCGGCGGCATCGTGAAGATCGGCGTGATGCTGAAGCTGGCGGCAACAGGCATGCCGGAGGTGCTCTGGAAAACGTCGCCCAAGATCGGCCTGGGGCCGGTGCATAGCCCGATCCTGGTGGTCGGCAACACGTTGTACGGAGTGGATCGCGAGGGCGAGCTGACGGCCCTCGATTCAGCCACCGGCGGAAAGCTGTGGGAGACCTATGCCGCCACCACGGGAGACCGCAGGGCCGGCTCGGCGACGGCGTTTCTCACACGGAACGGCGACCGGTTCTTCCTGTTCAACGAGAAGGGCGACGTCATCATCGCGAAGCTGACCCCCGAGAAGTACGAAGAGGTGAGCCGGGCGCATGTGATCGCGCCGACGCAGGACGCCTTCGGGCGGGCCGTGATCTGGAGCCCGCCTGCGTTTGCGAATCGCTGCATGTACGTCCGCAACGATAACGAGATCATCTCCCTCGATCTGTCCGCGAAATGA
- a CDS encoding alpha/beta hydrolase yields the protein MALLVLKIAGAIVLLDILVQAGFARAIISHFERKPKLRARAYPPRRDAERFSVASVDGPLLRGSVLRATGRSTDGVIVFCHEFGGSRWSFQGHCADHVTERHDLVTFDFRNHGESDHDRRYTPCHWLTRFEVHDVEAVLEWVATRPEWRGLPVTLVGVSRGANAALAAAAGSSVHGVVAVGAFSTLDLAMHHLMAGIRRLVPAILAVPLWHIRSTLRLAIAWSGLRQRVRFVPVEQSVQQLGGRPVLMLAGGDDSHVPESFQRLLADRIPQATFWTVPGGRHNLERDASPEEFDDRVRGFLTAVTGDPAPSASRELASAA from the coding sequence GTGGCGCTGCTGGTCCTGAAGATCGCGGGCGCGATCGTGCTGCTCGATATTCTCGTGCAGGCGGGGTTCGCCCGCGCCATCATCTCGCACTTTGAACGGAAGCCGAAACTCCGCGCCCGCGCGTACCCGCCCCGCCGCGACGCCGAACGCTTCTCCGTCGCCAGTGTGGACGGCCCGCTCCTGCGAGGCAGCGTGCTCCGAGCCACCGGCCGGTCGACCGACGGCGTCATCGTCTTCTGTCACGAGTTCGGCGGAAGTCGCTGGTCGTTTCAGGGGCACTGCGCCGACCATGTGACCGAACGACACGACCTCGTCACGTTCGACTTCCGGAACCACGGTGAGAGCGATCACGACCGCCGCTACACTCCCTGTCATTGGCTGACCCGCTTCGAAGTCCATGATGTCGAAGCGGTCCTCGAGTGGGTCGCCACGCGGCCGGAATGGCGGGGCCTGCCGGTCACGCTGGTGGGCGTAAGTCGTGGAGCGAATGCCGCGCTCGCCGCCGCTGCGGGGAGCAGCGTCCACGGAGTGGTCGCCGTCGGCGCGTTCTCCACGCTCGACCTGGCCATGCATCACCTCATGGCCGGAATCCGTCGCCTGGTTCCCGCCATCCTCGCAGTCCCGCTGTGGCATATCCGCAGCACGCTCCGGCTGGCGATCGCCTGGAGCGGGCTCAGGCAGCGAGTGCGGTTCGTGCCGGTGGAACAATCAGTCCAGCAACTCGGCGGCCGCCCGGTGCTGATGCTGGCGGGAGGAGACGACTCGCACGTGCCGGAGTCGTTCCAGAGGCTGCTGGCCGATCGGATCCCCCAAGCAACGTTCTGGACGGTTCCCGGCGGACGCCACAACCTCGAGCGCGACGCCTCGCCGGAAGAGTTCGATGACCGCGTCCGCGGCTTTCTGACGGCCGTAACCGGCGATCCGGCCCCTTCAGCCTCGCGCGAACTTGCGTCCGCCGCCTAG
- the ispF gene encoding 2-C-methyl-D-erythritol 2,4-cyclodiphosphate synthase has protein sequence MHRIGLGHDTHRLAPGKPLIIGGVLIPHETGPVAHSDGDVLLHAITDALLGAAGLGDIGEWFPDNDPQYAGVDSGMLLENVVARLKGDGWSIVNLDCTVHAQRPRLSPFKTAIKERVASLLGLDAAMVNVKAKTGEKVGPVGREEALSADAVVLIERAGS, from the coding sequence ATGCATCGCATCGGTCTCGGACACGACACTCATCGCCTCGCCCCCGGAAAGCCGCTGATCATCGGCGGCGTCCTCATTCCGCATGAAACCGGCCCCGTCGCGCACAGCGATGGGGACGTCCTGCTGCACGCCATCACCGACGCCCTGCTCGGCGCGGCCGGGCTGGGCGACATCGGTGAATGGTTTCCCGACAACGATCCGCAGTACGCAGGAGTCGATTCGGGCATGCTGCTCGAGAACGTTGTCGCACGACTCAAGGGGGATGGGTGGTCGATCGTGAATCTCGACTGCACCGTTCACGCCCAGCGGCCAAGACTCTCGCCCTTCAAGACCGCCATCAAGGAGCGAGTCGCGTCGCTGCTGGGCCTCGACGCTGCGATGGTCAACGTGAAAGCCAAAACTGGCGAAAAGGTCGGTCCCGTCGGCCGGGAGGAAGCTCTCTCCGCGGACGCCGTCGTGTTGATCGAGCGAGCGGGATCCTGA
- a CDS encoding GNAT family N-acetyltransferase → MTSSLPDELVFDEENGGDVAIVDQSTIDAFGQPAESQLVQALRKNGGFALSAVARMADRPVAHVGYSPLKVGGVAGQPPVLSLAPVSVAPQLQRRGVGTALIHWSLGRLRERGFPAVIVLGEPAFYRRFGFQTAANSGIECPFDVPAEYFMALELQPAALAAITGLVEYRPEFTAVT, encoded by the coding sequence GTGACCAGTTCGCTCCCGGATGAGCTTGTGTTTGACGAAGAGAACGGCGGGGACGTCGCCATCGTCGACCAGTCGACGATCGACGCGTTTGGCCAGCCGGCCGAATCGCAGCTGGTGCAGGCACTGAGAAAAAACGGAGGATTCGCCCTTTCGGCCGTCGCGCGCATGGCCGACCGGCCGGTGGCGCATGTCGGCTACAGCCCGCTCAAGGTCGGCGGCGTCGCAGGTCAACCGCCGGTGTTGTCGCTCGCGCCGGTGTCCGTTGCGCCCCAGCTGCAGCGACGCGGAGTTGGCACCGCACTCATCCACTGGTCGCTCGGCCGACTTCGGGAGCGTGGCTTCCCCGCGGTGATCGTCCTGGGCGAGCCGGCGTTCTACCGGCGGTTCGGCTTCCAGACCGCTGCCAACTCGGGAATCGAATGCCCGTTCGATGTCCCGGCCGAATACTTCATGGCGCTCGAACTGCAGCCCGCAGCCCTCGCCGCAATCACCGGCCTCGTCGAATATCGCCCCGAGTTCACTGCCGTCACGTAG
- the fabF gene encoding beta-ketoacyl-ACP synthase II → MRRRVVVTGMGVVTPIGKTVDAMWKALQEGKSGIDYITHFDASHFPTKFAAEVKGYDLADYIPNPDRFEFAGRNIRYAIGAAVQAVKDSGVSDQSVDPRRFGIYLGAGEGQQDFNLFMTLIAEAQRNGEFDMETFTRRGLEELNPKVEIEQEPNMPAGHLASLFNAQGPNLNCLTACAASSQAIGEATEIIRQGEADVMLSGGAHSMIHPFGVTGFNLLTALSTHNEAPRKASRPFDRDRDGFVLGEGAGILVLEELEHALKRNAPIYGEILGYGSTADAYRITDIHPDGRGATACIKMALNDAQINATDIDYINAHGTSTAVNDKVETLSIKQALGDHAYKTPVSSTKSMMGHLIAAAGCAEAIVCLKTIKDGILPPTINYETPDPDCDLDYIPNEARQGKVTRALSNSFGFGGQNVSLIFSAYKG, encoded by the coding sequence ATGCGCAGACGTGTCGTCGTCACGGGCATGGGAGTCGTCACGCCGATCGGGAAAACCGTCGACGCCATGTGGAAGGCCCTCCAGGAAGGGAAGAGCGGGATCGACTACATCACGCACTTCGATGCGTCGCACTTTCCGACGAAGTTCGCGGCCGAAGTGAAGGGCTATGACCTCGCGGACTACATCCCGAACCCGGACCGCTTCGAGTTCGCCGGACGGAACATTCGTTACGCCATTGGCGCGGCCGTCCAGGCGGTGAAAGACTCGGGCGTGAGCGATCAGTCGGTCGATCCTCGCCGTTTCGGAATCTACCTGGGCGCTGGTGAAGGCCAGCAGGATTTCAACCTTTTCATGACGCTCATCGCCGAGGCCCAGCGGAATGGCGAGTTCGACATGGAGACCTTCACCCGCCGCGGTCTCGAAGAGTTGAACCCGAAGGTGGAAATCGAGCAGGAGCCAAACATGCCGGCTGGCCACCTGGCCAGTCTGTTCAACGCCCAGGGGCCGAACCTGAACTGTCTGACGGCATGTGCTGCTTCGAGCCAGGCCATCGGGGAAGCGACCGAGATCATCCGCCAGGGGGAGGCCGACGTGATGCTGTCGGGCGGCGCTCACAGCATGATTCATCCGTTCGGAGTGACGGGCTTCAACCTGCTGACCGCCCTTTCGACGCACAACGAAGCGCCGCGCAAGGCATCGCGTCCGTTCGACCGTGATCGCGATGGCTTCGTGCTCGGCGAAGGGGCCGGCATCCTGGTGCTCGAGGAACTCGAGCACGCGCTGAAGCGGAACGCTCCGATCTATGGCGAGATCCTGGGATACGGGTCCACCGCGGACGCCTACCGTATCACGGACATCCATCCGGACGGCCGCGGCGCGACCGCGTGCATCAAGATGGCCCTGAACGACGCTCAGATCAACGCGACCGACATCGACTACATCAACGCCCACGGCACGAGCACAGCCGTGAACGACAAGGTCGAAACGCTGTCGATCAAGCAGGCCCTCGGCGACCACGCCTACAAGACGCCGGTGTCAAGCACCAAGAGCATGATGGGACACCTGATCGCGGCAGCCGGCTGTGCCGAAGCGATCGTCTGCCTGAAGACGATCAAGGACGGCATCCTGCCGCCGACGATCAACTACGAGACGCCCGACCCGGACTGCGACCTGGACTACATCCCCAATGAAGCCCGGCAGGGAAAGGTGACGCGGGCGCTGTCGAACAGCTTCGGTTTCGGCGGCCAGAATGTGTCCCTGATCTTTTCCGCCTACAAGGGTTGA
- a CDS encoding PQQ-binding-like beta-propeller repeat protein produces the protein MHRWFGAVVVVLGLTSQAAAKDWLDFRGPTAQGLSDATRLPTTWSETENVVWKTEIPGLGWSTPVIVGNRLFITTAVQEGDDAQSLRALCIDPRSGEILWNNELFRTESKVEIHKKNSHASASPLIDGDRVFLHFGPHGTAAVDFDGKVLWKTNELKYLPQHGVGGSPALAGNHLVICCDGHDSQYVAALDKTTGHVAWKTPRDVGFSKGFSFGTPLVVDINGQTQAICPGSGAIMSYDPANGKELWRVRHGNWSVVPRPVYANGLVIACTGYEKGKILAIDPTGSGDITDSHVKWSLERGVPYNPSPVVVGDDVYFVSDAGIISCVDVSSGKVHWTERVGGKYSASLLYADGKIYAQNEEGRSIVFKPGHTFEKIAENEFANGLRTYASYTPIDGALFLRSESHLYRVGEKENVAAK, from the coding sequence ATGCACCGTTGGTTTGGCGCGGTCGTTGTTGTTCTGGGCCTGACATCTCAAGCCGCTGCGAAGGACTGGCTCGATTTCCGCGGGCCGACGGCCCAGGGCCTTTCCGACGCCACGCGGCTCCCCACGACCTGGAGTGAGACCGAGAACGTCGTCTGGAAGACGGAGATTCCCGGCCTCGGCTGGTCGACCCCCGTCATTGTCGGCAATCGACTCTTTATCACGACCGCCGTTCAGGAAGGCGACGACGCCCAGTCGCTGCGCGCCCTCTGCATCGATCCCCGCAGCGGTGAGATCCTCTGGAACAACGAACTCTTCCGCACCGAAAGCAAGGTCGAGATCCACAAGAAGAACAGTCACGCCAGCGCCTCGCCGCTGATCGACGGCGACCGGGTGTTCCTCCACTTCGGTCCCCACGGAACGGCCGCCGTCGACTTCGACGGCAAGGTTCTCTGGAAGACCAATGAGCTGAAGTACCTTCCGCAGCACGGCGTCGGCGGGTCTCCGGCCCTGGCCGGCAATCATCTGGTGATCTGCTGCGACGGCCACGACTCGCAGTACGTCGCGGCTCTCGACAAGACCACCGGCCACGTCGCCTGGAAGACTCCTCGCGATGTTGGCTTCTCGAAAGGATTCTCGTTCGGCACGCCGCTCGTCGTTGACATCAACGGCCAAACGCAGGCGATCTGCCCCGGCAGCGGCGCGATCATGTCCTACGATCCGGCCAACGGCAAAGAGCTGTGGCGTGTGCGTCACGGCAACTGGTCGGTCGTCCCCCGCCCGGTCTACGCCAACGGCCTGGTCATCGCCTGCACCGGCTATGAGAAGGGGAAGATCCTGGCCATCGATCCCACAGGGAGCGGCGACATCACCGACAGTCATGTGAAGTGGTCGCTGGAACGCGGAGTCCCCTACAACCCATCGCCGGTCGTCGTGGGGGACGACGTTTACTTCGTGTCGGACGCGGGGATCATCAGCTGCGTCGACGTTTCCTCCGGAAAAGTCCACTGGACGGAGCGGGTCGGCGGCAAGTACTCGGCCTCCCTGCTGTATGCCGACGGCAAGATCTACGCCCAGAACGAAGAAGGGCGTTCGATCGTGTTCAAGCCGGGACACACGTTCGAGAAGATTGCCGAGAACGAATTTGCCAATGGGCTCAGGACCTACGCGTCCTACACTCCGATTGACGGGGCGCTGTTCCTGCGCAGTGAATCGCACCTTTACCGTGTCGGCGAAAAAGAGAACGTGGCCGCGAAGTAA
- a CDS encoding DUF1559 family PulG-like putative transporter has protein sequence MLPRWTSFVVPVCVFGLLVALILPAVRQARETARRTQARNNFKQWGLAVQNYADVYRVLPLGASVDADGVAHHGWPTRLIPFLAATPLYNMIDMNRPWDSPVNEPFMRESLWCEHSPFITAPLVSPEGYPLIHHAANPNVMHRNHCVTFDDMTAGTSETFLIGEAGGDFLPWGYPFNWRRLGDAINNSPAGYGLPGRAVTYVVMADGSVESLSPEIDPRLLKILSSAPPVATAEQADLPPRPEKFRSTGATWERPGVGSYRADVRIHPETQEILISIHADKGSNPDDPPTPGNIQSVVVTQYPKCTSLSVPIPLNRSLATVLSRLPDLAHLESQRVDDVEDVSSILKTWTKLTSLRFHGISDANFERLQRELPAVRILRDRS, from the coding sequence ATGCTTCCTCGCTGGACGAGTTTTGTTGTGCCGGTCTGCGTATTCGGCCTGCTGGTCGCCCTGATCCTGCCGGCCGTTCGACAGGCGCGCGAGACGGCCCGGAGAACCCAGGCCCGGAACAACTTCAAGCAGTGGGGGCTCGCGGTTCAAAACTACGCCGACGTGTACAGAGTCCTGCCGCTCGGCGCCAGCGTCGATGCGGACGGCGTCGCTCACCACGGCTGGCCCACCAGGTTGATTCCCTTCCTGGCGGCAACCCCGCTCTACAACATGATCGACATGAACCGGCCCTGGGACAGCCCGGTGAACGAACCCTTCATGCGCGAATCGCTGTGGTGCGAACATAGCCCGTTCATCACCGCGCCGCTCGTATCGCCGGAGGGCTACCCGCTGATCCATCACGCGGCCAATCCGAACGTCATGCACAGGAATCACTGCGTCACGTTCGATGACATGACGGCCGGGACGTCCGAGACCTTCCTGATCGGTGAGGCGGGCGGCGACTTCCTCCCCTGGGGATACCCCTTCAACTGGCGCCGGCTGGGAGACGCGATCAACAACTCGCCTGCCGGGTACGGGCTGCCAGGCCGCGCTGTCACGTACGTCGTGATGGCGGATGGTTCCGTCGAGTCGCTCAGCCCGGAGATCGATCCCCGGTTGCTCAAAATCCTGAGCTCCGCCCCTCCGGTTGCGACAGCGGAACAGGCGGACCTTCCCCCGCGGCCGGAAAAATTTCGCTCCACCGGAGCAACGTGGGAGCGGCCTGGGGTGGGCTCATACAGGGCCGATGTCAGGATCCACCCGGAGACGCAGGAGATCCTGATCTCCATTCACGCCGACAAGGGGAGCAATCCCGATGACCCTCCAACACCGGGGAACATCCAGTCTGTTGTCGTCACTCAATACCCGAAGTGCACGTCGCTTTCCGTGCCGATTCCGCTGAACCGGTCGCTGGCGACGGTGCTCTCCCGACTCCCCGACCTGGCCCATCTCGAATCTCAGCGAGTCGACGATGTGGAGGATGTGAGCTCAATCCTCAAAACGTGGACGAAGCTCACGTCGCTGCGCTTCCACGGCATCAGCGACGCGAACTTCGAGCGGCTGCAGCGGGAACTCCCGGCCGTTCGAATCCTTCGCGATCGTTCCTGA